The sequence below is a genomic window from Bacteroidota bacterium.
GTCAACACCTATACAACAGTGCGGCATTTGTTGTTTTATGTATGCCACACGCGCTGCATATGATTCGCGCAAATAGCGCCTGCGCATTTGTTTCAAAATCTTGTTGCTGCCACTTTGTAATGGGATATGAAAATGAGGCATCCATATAGTTGATTGCGAAACGCAATCAATAATTTCATCGGTAAGTAAATTTGGTTCGATTGATGAAATGCGAAAACGGCAGTTGAATTTTTCTTTTTCAATTGCTAAAACCAATTTCGTAAAATCAGCAGTCCTTTTTCGTGAGATGGGGTCAATACCAAAGTCACCAAGATTTACGCCAGTAAAAATAATCTCTTGCGCCCCGGCTTCAATTGCCGAATGTATGCGGCTTATAACGTTGTCAATGGTATCGCTTCTGCTTGCTCCGCGCGCTAGTGGTATGGTGCAAAACGAGCAACTATAATCGCATCCATCCTGCACCTTCATAAAAACACGGGTGCGTTCTTCGCCCGAAGTAGCTGCGGTAAATGCAGTTACATCAGTTATTTCGCAAGCCTGTACGATTGTTTCGTCTTTCGAAAGCCGGTTAATATGTTCAACAATGCTGAATTTATCTTGCGCCCCAATTACCATATCTACTCCGGGTATAGTGGCTATCAGGTGTGGCTTTAATTGTGCATAGCATCCGGTAATTATTACAAAAGCTTCGGGGGCTTGTCGTTGTATTTTATTTACAATACTGCGGCACTCTGAATCTGCATTTTGAGTAACACTGCATGTGTTAATAATATACACATCGGCTGACTGTTCAAATGCTACTTTATGATAACCGGCAGTTTGCATTTGTTGTGCAATGGCTGCGGTGTCAGTAAAGTTTAATTTACATCCGAGGGTATGGTATGCTACGGTTTTTTGCATTGGGATGCAAATATAGTGATTGCAGCCGATGCACAAAGGATGCCGCTTAACGGGATTATTTTTGCAAGCTTTTGCAGTAGAGCGATACTGCCCTTATTTCGGGCTCTCCAAGCAGTTCTTTATAGGGTGGCATGCTGTTTTTACCATGAAATATAACATCTCCAATGTCATTTACATCTTTTTTAATGGTGGTAAGGTTGGTAGCATTATTAAGCATTGCATCTCCCGAATCACCATGACACGAAATACAGTGTCTGCCATATAGCGATTGGCCATACTTCAACATATCAGTATCATTGCTTAACTGCACACCTGATTGCTGACAGGATGCATAAATCATTATACATGTTACTACAAGTATATATGTTTTGAGTTTCATAAATTGTACTTTCTGTTATCGAAACAAATATAAGTTTAATTAAGAGCCTGTATAAAATTTTATTTTTGAGTTTAACAGGAGCGAGTATTTTGATTAGCTCTCCATATTTTACAGTTCTTAACTGTGTGCCAATGTCTGGAAATTTAACCAAGAAAGAAGACAATCGAAGATATCACTTAAGTAAAACAAATAAATATATCTTAAACAGCCTCTAATAACATTGTTTATTTTTGCTTCATTCTATTAAATATCATGGCTACAAAAAACAAACAAATTGAATTTGAAGCGGTACTTTATAAGTTTGACAAGAAGGGCGAGAAAACCGGTTGGACCTACATTGAAATCCCTGCCGACCTTGCTTCCGAAATTTCAGAAGGTACACGCAAATCGTTTAGGGTTAAGGGTTCAATTGATAAATTTAAAATCTCAGGGGTGGCGCTTTTACCTATGGGAGAAGGTGATTTTATATTGCCGGTAAATAATGAAATGAGAAAAGGTATTGGCAAGCGTGAGGGTGCACACGTACATGTAAAGCTAATGACCGATAAGATAGCTTATGAATTGAATGCAGATTTGGTTGAATGCCTCAACGATGATGAAATGGCTAGTAAGACATTTTATGCCATGCCTCAATCGCATCAAAATTATTATAGCAAATGGGTAGACAGCGCTAAGACAGATGCTACCAAAGGAGTTCGTATTTCTAAAATAGTAATTGGAATGAACAGAGGGTATACTTTTCGCGAAATACTTCAAATGGGAAAGTAGATGAAATGGAATGCTGCTTTGTTAGTGTGCTTTAGAAACTTTCTGTATTTTTATTAGCAGGCTGAATAGGTTTTGCCTTATTGTTTTTGGCAAATTTTCTGATTGCCTTTTTTTTTGCATCCTGCAAAACTTGGCAATATTTATAACCGCCTCGCGCAGAAGTAGGATTAATCAATTGAATTATATATTAGCAAAAATCTCTTAAGTAAATTCAAAATATAAATCTTTAGCATGATCGAATTAGAATGATTAGTCAATTTTATTAATTTCGTTGCCAGTATATTTAAGTTGTCTGTTCTTTTCAATCGCTGTACATTCGTTGCATCAAATTGAAGAATTAAGATGCTAAACATTGCAAACTATATAAACGGAAAATTAGTGCCTCCCAATGCGGGGTCATATTTAGATAATTACAATCCATCTACAGGAAAAGTTTATTCGAGGTTGCCCGACTCAGATGCTAGTGATGTTCAAATGGCTGTAGATGCTTCTTCAGCAGCATTTGCAAGTTGGAGCAATATGCCGGTCACTGATCGTTCGAAAATATTGATGCGCATAGCGGCCTTAATAGATGAGCGAAACGAAGCACTCGCACTTGCCGAAAGTATTGACAACGGCAAACCCATTTGGCTCGCCAAATCGGTTGATATTCCGCGTGCATCGGCAAACTTTCATTTCTATGCCACCGGTGCTATTCACCTTGCAACCGAAGCACATGCAATGGAAGACACAGCCATCAATTACACACTGCGCCATCCCATTGGTATTGCAGGTTGTATTTCGCCCTGGAATTTACCGCTATATTTATTTACATGGAAAATAGCGCCTGCGCTTGCATCCGGCAATTGCGTAATTGCAAAACCCAGCGAGATTACTCCCATGACAGCCTACTTACTTTCGGAATTATGTATAGAGGCTGGCTTACCACCCGGAGTATTAAATATTGTGCATGGACTTGGAACAAAAGTGGGTGCGGCAATTGTTGAACATGAAAAAATTCCTGTAATTAGTTTTACTGGAGGAACCAAAACCGGAGAGTGGATTGCACGTATAGCTGCACCAAAATTTAAAAAACTGTCGCTTGAGCTTGGAGGAAAAAATCCCAACATCATATATGCTGACAGTGACTTTGATCTTGCCGTAAAAACCTCAGTTACTGCGGCCTTTAGTAATCAAGGTGAAATTTGCCTTTGTGGTTCGCGCATATTTATAGAACGCAGCATTTACGATGAGTTTAAAAAAAGCTTTTGTTGCAAGGGTAAAAACCTTGAAAG
It includes:
- the mtaB gene encoding tRNA (N(6)-L-threonylcarbamoyladenosine(37)-C(2))-methylthiotransferase MtaB; translation: MQKTVAYHTLGCKLNFTDTAAIAQQMQTAGYHKVAFEQSADVYIINTCSVTQNADSECRSIVNKIQRQAPEAFVIITGCYAQLKPHLIATIPGVDMVIGAQDKFSIVEHINRLSKDETIVQACEITDVTAFTAATSGEERTRVFMKVQDGCDYSCSFCTIPLARGASRSDTIDNVISRIHSAIEAGAQEIIFTGVNLGDFGIDPISRKRTADFTKLVLAIEKEKFNCRFRISSIEPNLLTDEIIDCVSQSTIWMPHFHIPLQSGSNKILKQMRRRYLRESYAARVAYIKQQMPHCCIGVDVITGFPGETDDDFIETYQFLEQLPVSYLHVFTYSERDHTLATTIADAVPPNIRKARTNKLRSLSHLKYAGFIEANRHETHRVLFEADNKNGHMHGFTSNYIKVKTNYNADFINKLIDCNISYIESNNEANIVLLQPQLS
- a CDS encoding cytochrome c, whose product is MKLKTYILVVTCIMIYASCQQSGVQLSNDTDMLKYGQSLYGRHCISCHGDSGDAMLNNATNLTTIKKDVNDIGDVIFHGKNSMPPYKELLGEPEIRAVSLYCKSLQK
- a CDS encoding DUF1905 domain-containing protein; the encoded protein is MATKNKQIEFEAVLYKFDKKGEKTGWTYIEIPADLASEISEGTRKSFRVKGSIDKFKISGVALLPMGEGDFILPVNNEMRKGIGKREGAHVHVKLMTDKIAYELNADLVECLNDDEMASKTFYAMPQSHQNYYSKWVDSAKTDATKGVRISKIVIGMNRGYTFREILQMGK